Proteins from a genomic interval of Plasmodium reichenowi strain SY57 chromosome 11, whole genome shotgun sequence:
- a CDS encoding adrenodoxin reductase, putative, protein MPFYDNLFFRTKNKLKIKFDIKKRNNYNFLQKHYFSNELKYFKVGIIGSGPSALYCCKHFLKNDKIKVDIFDKLPNPYGLIRYGVAPDHISVKNIYKTFNPVLLNKEKYRFFGNVNIGIDIQIEDLRNYYNAVIFCCGASESSLPKEEIYKKENGIFHAKDLIYFYNNFYDDLRCKSIDTYLNTYENFSNSIIIGNGNVSLDIARILIKSYDDLIKTDINFNYLNIIKRHNIKHIYIIGRRGFWQSSFTNSELRELFSLKDTKVILDKKNYDLCFEIKNYDETNKMKQRQNKLFLDMVHNYEQMKKNPTLYDKYKIIQFIFYHEIRNIHNINNHLKEIQLGLNKDIIYSSQNNHKNNKNSYDINNQKLNIKTPLLIFATGFKKDNFSLNFYNKSVDKYKDDILNKKFAIFKAGWFQTGAKGNIASHIINTKQNTTEILNFLNTTTIYYDNDITELLKRKKVHFVSMDQWNYIQSLEKNNGEQNGRCAQKFATVKDILHILSDKRNE, encoded by the coding sequence ATGCctttttatgataatttattttttagaacaaaaaataagcttaaaataaaatttgatataaagaaaagaaataattataattttttgcAGAAGcattatttttcaaatgaattaaaatattttaaagtAGGAATAATTGGTTCAGGTCCTTCAGCTTTATATTGTTGCAAgcattttttaaaaaatgataaaataaaagttgATATTTTTGATAAGTTACCAAATCCTTATGGATTAATAAGATATGGTGTAGCACCTGATCATATAAGTgtaaagaatatatataaaacatttaaCCCTGTTTTgttaaataaagaaaaatatcGTTTTTTTGGTAATGTAAATATTGGAATTGATATACAAATTGAGGACTtaagaaattattataatgcTGTGATATTTTGTTGTGGAGCTTCTGAGAGTTCATTACctaaagaagaaatatataaaaaagagaaTGGAATATTTCATGCAAAGgatttaatatatttttataataatttttatgatgATTTAAGATGTAAAAGTATCGACACTTATTTGAATacatatgaaaatttttCCAATTCTATTATTATAGGAAACGGGAATGTATCTTTAGATATAGCACGTATTTTGATAAAATCATATGatgatttaataaaaacagatatcaattttaattatttaaacataataaaaagacATAATAtcaaacatatatatataattggTAGAAGAGGCTTTTGGCAATCTTCTTTTACTAATAGTGAATTAAGAGAATTGTTTTCCTTAAAAGACACGAAAGTTATattagataaaaaaaattatgatttatgttttgaaataaaaaattatgatgaaacaaataaaatgaaacaaaggcaaaataaattatttttagaTATGGTTCATAATTATGaacaaatgaaaaaaaatccaactttatatgataaatataaaattatacaatttattttttatcatgaaattagaaatatacacaatattaataatcATTTGAAAGAAATACAATTAGgattaaataaagatataatatattcatctCAAAATAAtcacaaaaataataagaattcttatgatataaataatcaaaaattaaatattaaaacaCCATTACTCATTTTTGCTACCggttttaaaaaagataatttctctctaaatttttataacaaatctgttgataaatataaagatgATATATTGAACAAAAAATTTGCAATTTTTAAAGCAGGTTGGTTTCAAACAGGTGCTAAGGGTAATATAGCTAgccatattattaatactaAACAAAATACTACAGagatattaaattttttaaatactacaacaatatattatgataatgatataactgaattattaaaaagaaaaaaagtaCACTTTGTTAGTATGGATCAATGGAATTATATCCAAAGTttggaaaaaaataatggTGAACAAAACGGTCGATGTGCTCAAAAATTTGCTACAgtaaaagatatattacatatattgAGCGACAAAAGAAATGAATGA
- a CDS encoding hypothetical protein (conserved Plasmodium protein, unknown function) produces MYGDKLSIACYGDNKLLSKLNYFFKVDVYDLSDIKLDERIKSLRINLKYIFYNNPISEYFKNEESLLSERSLIYIYFLSLNNIDEYKNEKEYILNRCRESLNDENEEFIIIYAYNIDDNLNELKNIKKIKSDFSHNILKSIKILSLPILEDENYYTNKKINELYEHFQTRYCDILKICIEKKYSLIKNGYNKSLANFLTCTDIKKKTTSDKKKNNQIFKLVDIYVDNKKEEGNNDMCTTNIKMNNINSNSIINDNIPNNINKTNEITKNIFQGSNEFVDFYKKHNVFSFCNEYVDIHFFLYQNNMCSYINSLQFCTDFDEQLYIDMYDNFLSVFMWNENLCLLYIKLNLYKKSYILYSNINKLFMKYFNVYIKKKKCIIHSSLLFEKNYLTIARYIREKHICSLHLLEYIFFKKITILLFLNKFSYISSKALKFSQFFYINKIFIFMHNFNRFKNNILKNSNDINSLRNIQKKIIKYKKKVDKRQSTHQTNHKGFLHMSEKNKYIADHKSNNQVKNISDDESYSNCSAMHPRPTPKIISDMDEIFINSNSVDNLIEEDEEIYEDQKIKSNKNTSTNVNNINDDYICDNNNNNNNINSNHPMHQQKDEHDSNNTHTSTRQFSNSKEKKKNYKNHEHSQYDNYNKNKKKEHYNNYDLNVFKSDDEKIYFLLHCCFMNKENYFAIYFYNLANLIKFLFERRGYFLYQEGYMKKIKSDKNIKKNLNFSKYLSLQKNIMKLGYKNNFTTKKKKSKKSLKIKSKRSNSINESYSSQISSTISDISDIKNTFKYFWYNDFCINVSNIFKLSFVILKNIINIYHTYHSIYDNMDMKTRLYFFNMFLNYLEEKRFEKNMDKADLEDNRYINNIKGINDHVMNNNNIVDDNNVDNNINVDNNINVDNNNNVDNNNMDNYNVDNNNLDNNNLDSNNMNYNNIDDNNIDDNNMNVNMSYNNINKDINNEPNNMIKKENIYQSFPIYQIKNFSKDNEKKKNSLLLNIMNKIINLCYRKYNNVSIINKFFLAILLYENKFYKKSLKLINKIIKRSDYDFLTILCMQLLLYHNINNKFYHFCSSFFLSNRYIKIMPFKNMNINFTSFYNFQYYLFSSNNNHSIINLEQRKNYDAHFYDALKNKVIYLLEDILNIQIDENNKNHISDEQIKNDTISEINDIYENKHTQNEIKKSEDKNSYNSSHIYSNADQKILSSINKNKLIKMKTQKFCKENYFFHINKYFLKGLRKYNFQISKNQKNNHIYIPKTNIKILIQANYNLYMFMSNMVFDNVDKEEKYESFIGGNIPDESSYDINNHNIHNKHNHNICNNDHYHISAGSKIFHKNIEHIELLLNFKLKKKIDNQYYTGNIKKKKKKNNYKKDTRRLKKLCVQYEEKLDLFIYSAFTQNLYIDEIILQLSIEKEYKKKNIMYVHFKNENDHYDKYIVKEGLNHIKLNIINLLESKKISWKHFYYKVKYVFLVINNFALYHKIGVLPNKNLIQPFIKSYSKFIISNYIVIDQNKSNKNNIINTNTLGSNHCLYSNFFIDQLLSPLYIKIETLNSILNCKMLACFLNSTSLIYDNMNYIKLVINNNYNNNNNLYQNQLLFSNTNMYHIENEDHKFIPNDFFKKNIHVFIHKMDEDPNYYKNEFFTSTDSILFYIEKNEEHNICIDQIKILNEDDINHLNEKNKNIHTVPGFSNNNYINHIDHSNHFLWNNQSCFNKYKQLFNHKNFEKVYAIISFMPSKKNKMNHYNIHDYLEKNKNMEHLTGQCEQINDNSTGTQNNNNISTLHTNHNNINNLYSIPNLRSDKITIKCIININLSNIRRKVRKTDTVKLLNVHFMGEIVFDHFNTHYDDKHVREDINEPKNEDNISSELYLNNQIFLEKTFNLVNIFHDRINTYRSNNGMMYELVMKLHNDNYPIYLKNLHVSILKNLNTHIKNTKIFFLNQNNDQKKYQTTYSIENQKMDIEHSDESNFTLCSEMESKEKVISFENHDISFVEQDKYFIDQVHINTVLKGGASIFFLFEVYYNNDIQNNDSSINYRDYQNTIGNIHITYIYKNQTLLKLLEKETIKEYMYKFHTLIPQFLLPINVSYNIPKTGMLHSNININISISNNINEDIYMKYYIYTHNNHMHNSENQYNWLINGFQKKIIHISKNSSYNINLTITPLKVGLINFPPISYFLNINNNWIDITKILKKSENFQVIVSPSLQFTPKVWQIM; encoded by the coding sequence atgtATGGTGATAAATTAAGTATAGCTTGTTATGGTGATAATAAACTATTAAGcaaattaaattatttttttaaagttGATGTATATGATTTATCAGATATAAAATTAGATGAGAGGATAAAGAGCTTACgtattaatttaaaatatatattttacaataATCCGATATctgaatattttaaaaatgaagaaagTTTATTATCAGAAAGATCcttgatatatatatattttttaagtttaaataatatagatgaatataagaatgaaaaggaatatatattgaatagATGTAGAGAATCGCTGaatgatgaaaatgaagaatttattataatatatgcatataatatagatgataatttaaacgaattaaaaaatataaaaaagattaAATCTGATTTTAgtcataatattttaaaaagtattaaaattttaagtTTACCAATTTTAGAAgatgaaaattattatacaaataaaaagattaatgaattatatgaaCATTTCCAAACACGTTATTGTGATATtctaaaaatatgtattgaaaaaaaatatagcttaattaaaaatggatataataaaagcTTAGCTAATTTCTTAACTTGTActgatataaaaaaaaagactacaagtgataaaaaaaaaaataatcagatttttaaattggtagatatatatgttgataacaaaaaagaggaaggtaataatgatatgtgtacaacaaatattaagatgaataatataaattctaatagtattataaatgataatattcctaataatataaataaaacaaatgaaataacaaaaaatatttttcaagGATCAAATGAATTTGttgatttttataaaaagcataatgtattttcattttgtaaTGAATATGTAgatattcatttttttttatatcaaaataatatgtgctcatatattaatagttTACAATTTTGTACTGATTTTGATGAACagttatatatagatatgtatgataattttttatcaGTTTTTATGTGGAATGAAAATTTATGCttactatatataaaattaaatttatataaaaaaagttatatattatatagtaatataaataaattatttatgaaatatttcaatgtatatattaaaaaaaaaaaatgtattatccattcatcattattatttgaaaaaaattatctCACAATAGCTAGATATATTAGAGaaaaacatatatgttcattacatttattagaatatatattttttaaaaaaattaccatattattattcttaaataaattttcttatatatcCAGTAAAGCCTTAAAATTTTCTCAgttcttttatattaataaaatatttatatttatgcaTAATTTTAATCGtttcaaaaataatattctaaaaaattcaaatgatattaattctttaaggaatattcaaaaaaaaattattaaatataaaaaaaaagttgATAAGAGACAATCTACTCATCAAACGAATCACAAGGGCTTTTTACACATGtcagaaaaaaataaatatattgcAGACCATAAATCTAATAACCAagttaaaaatatttcagACGATGAGAGTTATTCAAATTGTAGTGCTATGCATCCTAGACCTACACCCAAAATAATTAGTGATATGgatgaaatatttataaatagTAATAGTGTAGATAATCTAATTGAAGAAGACGAGGAAATTTATGAAGaccaaaaaataaaatcaaataaaaatacaagtacaaatgtaaataatattaatgatgaCTATATttgtgataataataataataataataatattaatagtaatCATCCCATGCATCAACAAAAGGATGAACATGATTCAAATAATACACATACAAGTACCAGACAATTTTCTAATTctaaggaaaaaaaaaaaaattataaaaatcatGAACATTCCcaatatgataattataacaagaacaaaaaaaaagaacattataataattacgATTTAAATGTATTCAAAAGTGATGATGagaaaatttattttcttttacaTTGTTGTTTTATgaataaagaaaattattttgccatatatttttacaatcTAGCTAATTTgattaaatttttatttgaaagAAGAGGATATTTCTTGTATCAAGAAGgatatatgaaaaaaattaagagtgataaaaatataaaaaaaaatttaaattttagtaagtatttatcattacaaaaaaatattatgaaattaggttataaaaataattttacaacgaaaaaaaagaaatcaaaaaaaagtcttaaaataaaatcaaaaaGAAGTAATTCCATAAACGAATCGTATTCATCTCAAATTTCTTCAACCATATCAGATATATcagatataaaaaatacatttaaatatttttggTATAATGATTTCTGTATAAATGTATCAAACATATTTAAGCTTTCTTTTGTTATcttgaaaaatataataaatatttatcatacCTATCATAGtatttatgataatatggATATGAAAACCAGattatacttttttaatatgttcCTAAATTATTTGGAAGAAAAAAGgtttgaaaaaaatatggacAAAGCAGATCTGGAAGACAATAggtatattaataatatcaaaGGTATTAATGATCATgttatgaataataataatattgtggatgataataatgtggataataatattaatgtggataataatattaatgtggataataataataatgtggataataataatatggataattataatgtggataataataatttggataataataatttggatagtaataatatgaattataataatattgatgataataatattgatgataataatatgaatgtaaatatgagttataataatattaataaggatataaataatgaacctaataatatgattaaaaaagaaaatatttatcaaaGCTTTCCAAtttatcaaataaaaaatttttcaaaagataatgaaaagaagaaaaattctttattattaaatattatgaataaaatCATAAATCTATGTTATaggaaatataataatgtgtccataataaataaattctttttagctatattattatatgaaaataagttttataaaaaatctCTTAagttaataaataaaattataaaacgATCAGATTATGATTTTTTAACTATATTATGTATgcaattattattatatcataacataaacaataaattttatcatttttgtTCGTCTTTCTTTTTATCCAACAGgtatatcaaaataatgccttttaaaaatatgaacattaattttacatccttttataatttccaatattatttattttcctcaaataataatcattCAATCATTAATTTAGAGCAAAGGAAGAATTATGATGCACATTTTTATGATgcattaaaaaataaggtaatatatttattagaagatatattaaatattcaaatagatgaaaataataagaatcATATAAGTGATgaacaaattaaaaatgacACAATATCagaaataaatgatatatatgaaaataaacatacacaaaatgaaataaaaaaatcagaagataaaaattcatataattcatCTCATATTTATTCTAATGCTGATCAGAAAATTTTGTCCTCTATTAATAAGaacaaattaataaaaatgaaaacacaaaaattttgtaaagaaaactatttttttcatattaataaatattttttaaaaggtTTGAGAAAGTATAATTTCCAAATTTCcaaaaatcaaaaaaataatcatatatatatacccaaaacaaatattaaaatattaattcaAGCCAATTATAATTTGTACATGTTTATGTCAAATATGGTTTTTGATAATGTAgataaagaagaaaaatatgaaagTTTTATAGGGGGAAATATACCTGATGAGAGTTCatatgatattaataatcACAATATTCATAACAAACATAATCATAACATTTGTAATAATGACCACTATCATATAAGTGCTGGTagtaaaatatttcataaaaaCATAGAACACATAGAATTATTActtaattttaaattaaaaaaaaaaatagataaTCAATATTATACTGGAAacataaagaaaaaaaaaaaaaaaaacaattacAAAAAAGATACAAGGAGacttaaaaaattatgtgtgcagtatgaagaaaaattagatttatttatttattctgCTTTTACtcaaaatttatatattgatgAAATTATTTTACAATTATCTAttgaaaaagaatataaaaaaaaaaatattatgtatgtTCACTtcaaaaatgaaaatgatcattatgataaatatattgtaaaaGAAGGATTGAATCATAtcaaattaaatattattaaccTTTTGGAATccaaaaaaataagttggaaacatttttattataaagtTAAATATGTCTTTCttgttattaataattttgcTTTGTATCACAAAATAGGTGTTCTtccaaataaaaatttaattcaACCATTTATAAAGTCATATAGTAAATTCATAATATCAAATTATATAGTAATTGATCAgaataaaagtaataagaataatataattaatacTAATACTCTTGGTAGTAATCATTGTCTTTATAGCAACTTTTTCATTGATCAATTATTAAGtccattatatattaaaattgaAACGTTGAATTCTATATTAAATTGTAAAATGTTAGCTTGTTTTCTAAACAGCACATCATTAATTTATGATAACATGAATTATATCAAATTGgttattaataataattataataataataataatttatatcaAAACCAACTCTTATTCTCAAACACAAATATGTATCATATAGAAAATGAAGATCATAAATTTATACCCAAcgatttttttaaaaaaaatattcacGTTTTCATTCATAAAATGGATGAAGATccaaattattataagaatGAATTTTTCACATCAACAGATTcaattcttttttatatcgaaaaaaatgaagagcacaatatatgtattgatcaaattaaaatattgaatgaagatgatattaatcatttgaatgaaaaaaataaaaacattcACACTGTACCAGGgttttcaaataataattatattaatcaTATTGACCACTCAAATCATTTTCTTTGGAATAATCAATCatgttttaataaatataaacaattattcaatcataaaaattttgaaaaagTCTATGCtataatatcatttatgccatccaaaaaaaacaaaatgaaccattataatattcatgATTATTTagagaaaaataaaaatatggaaCATTTAACAGGTCAATGtgaacaaataaatgataacTCCACGGGTACAcaaaataacaataatatttctaCTTTACATACAAATcataataacataaataatttatattctaTTCCAAATTTACGTTCTGATAAAATTACCATAAAgtgtataataaatataaacttATCTAATATAAGAAGAAAAGTAAGAAAAACGGATACAgttaaattattaaacGTTCATTTTATGGGGGAAATAGTATTTGATCATTTTAATACAcattatgatgataaacATGTACGAgaagatataaatgaacctaaaaatgaagataatatatcaaGTGAACTCTATTTAAATaatcaaatatttttagaAAAAACTTTTAACCttgttaatatttttcatgATCGAATTAATACATATCGATCAAACAATGGAATGATGTATGAATTAGTAATGAAATTAcataatgataattatcCTATATATCTAAAAAACTTACATGTTtctatattaaaaaatttaaatacacatataaaaaataccaaaattttttttttaaaccaaaataatgatcaaaaaaaatatcaaacCACATATTCTATTGAAAACCAAAAAATGGATATAGAACATTCAGATGAAAGTAATTTTACCTTGTGTAGTGAAATGGAAAGTAAGGAAAAAGTCATTTCTTTTGAAAATCATGATATTTCATTTGTTGAACaagataaatatttcattgATCAAgttcatataaatacaGTTCTTAAAGGAGGAGCAAGTATTTTCTTTCTATTTGaagtatattataataatgacatacaaaataatgattCATCAATAAATTATAGAGATTATCAAAATACAATAGgtaatatacatataacatatatatataaaaatcaaACCCTTTTAAAGCTTCTGGAAAAGGAAACaattaaagaatatatgtataagTTTCATACATTAATTCCTCAATTTTTATTACCTATTAATGTATCTTATAATATACCCAAAACAGGAATGCTTCATTccaatataaatattaatataagtatatcaaataatatcaatgaagatatatatatgaaatattatatatacacacataataatcatatgCACAATTCAGAAAATCAATATAATTGGCTCATAAATGgatttcaaaaaaaaattattcatatatcaaaaaattCTTCTTATAATATCAATTTAACAATAACACCCTTAAAAGTAGGCTTAATTAATTTCCCTCCTATTTCTTATTtcttaaatattaataacaaCTGGATAGATATTACcaaaatattgaaaaaaagTGAAAATTTTCAAGTCATAGTTTCACCTTCCCTTCAGTTTACTCCAAAGGTATGGCAAATAATGTAG